In the Candidatus Rokuibacteriota bacterium genome, one interval contains:
- a CDS encoding crossover junction endodeoxyribonuclease RuvC, translating into MGVDPGLVDTGFGVLEAGPGAVTVVDAGVVSTAPGQPLEARLNAIHGALHRLIQARAPGLIVVEDLYTEYRFPRTAILMGHARGVIYLAARQCGVTVLALAPAEVKRAITGNGAAGKGQMQRGVQTLLGLAELPRPSHVADALALAVTGMARITGRIPLGRVQPAARGAS; encoded by the coding sequence ATGGGGGTGGATCCCGGGCTCGTGGACACCGGCTTCGGCGTCCTCGAGGCGGGCCCCGGCGCTGTCACGGTGGTGGATGCCGGCGTCGTCAGCACTGCGCCCGGCCAGCCCCTCGAGGCGCGCCTCAACGCCATCCACGGCGCCCTGCACCGGCTCATCCAGGCCCGCGCCCCGGGCCTCATCGTCGTGGAGGACCTCTACACCGAGTACAGGTTTCCCCGGACGGCGATCCTCATGGGTCATGCGCGCGGCGTGATCTACCTCGCCGCCCGCCAGTGCGGCGTGACGGTGCTGGCGCTGGCGCCCGCCGAGGTGAAGCGCGCCATCACCGGCAACGGGGCGGCCGGCAAGGGGCAGATGCAGCGCGGAGTGCAGACCCTGCTCGGGCTCGCCGAGCTGCCCCGTCCCTCCCATGTGGCCGACGCCCTCGCCCTGGCCGTCACCGGCATGGCGCGGATCACGGGGCGGATCCCGCTGGGCCGCGTCCAGCCGGCGGCGCGGGGGGCCTCGTGA
- a CDS encoding YebC/PmpR family DNA-binding transcriptional regulator → MSGHSRWSQIKRKKGKTDVQRGKLFSKILREITVAARNGGGDPKGNVRLKAAMEAARAANMPADNIKRAIQKGTGELPGESYEEITYEGYGPGGVAILLQALTDNKNRTGPEVRHAFEKHGGRMGTAGCVAWMFDRRGVVQVDADRVKEDDLLEKALDAGAMDVKLVEKAFEITTAPDEMERVREALERQGVPVLEAAAAMLPQSTVRVEGKDASAVLRLIEALEEQDDVQAVYSNYDIPDEVLDAISAA, encoded by the coding sequence ATGTCCGGGCATTCACGGTGGTCGCAGATCAAGCGCAAGAAGGGCAAGACGGACGTCCAGCGGGGGAAGCTCTTCTCCAAGATCCTCCGCGAGATCACGGTGGCGGCGCGCAATGGCGGCGGCGATCCGAAGGGCAACGTGCGTCTCAAGGCGGCGATGGAGGCAGCGCGGGCGGCGAACATGCCCGCCGACAACATCAAGCGGGCGATCCAGAAGGGGACCGGCGAGCTGCCGGGGGAATCCTACGAGGAGATCACCTACGAGGGCTACGGGCCCGGCGGGGTCGCCATCCTGCTGCAGGCGCTCACCGACAACAAGAACCGCACCGGGCCCGAGGTGCGGCACGCCTTCGAGAAGCACGGAGGGCGCATGGGCACGGCCGGGTGCGTGGCGTGGATGTTCGACCGGCGCGGCGTGGTCCAGGTGGACGCCGACCGGGTCAAGGAGGACGACCTGCTCGAGAAGGCGCTGGACGCGGGCGCGATGGACGTCAAGCTGGTGGAAAAAGCTTTCGAGATCACCACGGCCCCTGATGAGATGGAGCGGGTGCGGGAGGCGCTGGAGCGCCAGGGCGTCCCCGTGCTCGAGGCCGCCGCGGCCATGCTGCCCCAGTCCACCGTCCGCGTGGAAGGCAAGGACGCCTCGGCGGTGCTGCGGCTGATCGAGGCGCTCGAGGAGCAGGACGACGTCCAGGCCGTCTACTCGAACTACGACATCCCCGACGAGGTCCTCGACGCCATCTCCGCCGCCTAG
- a CDS encoding acyl-CoA thioesterase: MLSIADTVTEMVHWVFPEHAGAPGQIHGGRMMQWIATVGTIAASRVARGNVLLGAMDDIDFLHPVKVGEIAVLRAQVEYVGRCSLEVGVRVFSEAVPTGARALTLSSHLVFVKVDDALRPQPVPRQVAPRGAAEEALLAAARERREQRLGRFARRQAAIGETGADSGEELRWRFESCRGVVPADTLFGNTLFPGNLLMDIDEAGGILTTRYTRGFSMTACLDALDFHAPVSTREVVTFKAALNHVGRSSLEIGVEVLTEAPWTGEVRQACAAYLTYVHLGQDLRPQPCPPFTPETPGERTRWQEAEERRARRLLRVKALRASIHEGR; the protein is encoded by the coding sequence ATGCTCTCGATCGCCGACACCGTCACCGAGATGGTCCACTGGGTGTTCCCGGAGCACGCGGGCGCCCCCGGACAGATCCACGGCGGGCGGATGATGCAGTGGATCGCCACCGTCGGCACCATCGCCGCCTCGCGCGTGGCGCGCGGCAACGTGCTGCTGGGCGCCATGGACGACATCGACTTCCTCCACCCGGTGAAGGTGGGCGAGATCGCGGTGCTGCGGGCGCAGGTGGAGTACGTCGGCCGCTGCTCGCTCGAGGTGGGAGTACGGGTCTTTTCCGAGGCCGTCCCCACCGGGGCGCGCGCGCTCACGCTCAGCTCGCATCTCGTCTTCGTCAAGGTGGACGATGCGCTCCGGCCCCAGCCCGTGCCGCGGCAGGTCGCCCCGCGGGGCGCGGCGGAGGAGGCGCTGCTCGCCGCCGCCCGGGAGCGCCGCGAGCAGCGCCTCGGGCGCTTCGCGCGGCGGCAGGCCGCCATCGGGGAGACCGGCGCCGACAGCGGCGAGGAGCTCCGCTGGCGCTTCGAGTCGTGCCGCGGCGTCGTTCCGGCGGACACGCTGTTCGGCAACACGCTCTTCCCCGGGAACCTGCTCATGGACATCGACGAGGCCGGCGGCATCCTCACGACGCGCTACACCCGGGGCTTCTCCATGACCGCGTGCCTCGACGCCCTCGACTTCCACGCGCCCGTCTCGACCCGCGAGGTGGTGACGTTCAAGGCCGCGCTGAACCACGTGGGGCGCTCGTCCCTGGAGATCGGCGTCGAGGTGCTGACCGAGGCGCCGTGGACCGGCGAGGTGCGCCAGGCGTGCGCGGCCTATCTCACGTACGTGCACCTGGGCCAGGACCTGCGCCCCCAGCCCTGCCCTCCGTTCACCCCGGAGACGCCGGGCGAGCGGACGCGGTGGCAGGAGGCGGAGGAGCGGCGGGCCCGTCGGCTCCTGCGAGTCAAGGCGCTCAGGGCATCCATCCACGAGGGAAGGTGA